Proteins from one Terriglobia bacterium genomic window:
- the smpB gene encoding SsrA-binding protein SmpB has protein sequence MASKMDEARMKNFAVNRQAGHYYNFLEKFEAGMELRGTEVKSIREGKVNLKDSYAAVKGGQVWLMNCHISTYSSGSYLNHDPVRERRLLLHQQEINKLASRTQEKGLTLVPTRLYLKGNKIKCELALAKGKKVYDRRETERRRTIKRETEKAIQDYRRRAG, from the coding sequence ATGGCCAGCAAGATGGACGAAGCTCGAATGAAGAATTTCGCCGTCAACCGGCAGGCCGGCCATTATTACAATTTCCTTGAAAAATTTGAAGCTGGAATGGAGTTGCGCGGGACCGAGGTGAAGTCAATCCGCGAAGGGAAGGTGAACCTGAAGGACAGCTACGCCGCAGTGAAGGGCGGGCAGGTCTGGCTGATGAATTGCCACATCAGCACGTACAGCTCCGGCAGTTATCTCAATCACGATCCGGTGCGCGAGCGGCGCCTGCTGCTGCACCAGCAGGAGATCAATAAGCTCGCTTCCCGCACGCAGGAGAAGGGCCTGACGCTGGTCCCCACGCGGCTCTACCTGAAAGGGAACAAGATCAAGTGCGAGCTCGCTCTGGCCAAAGGGAAAAAGGTTTACGACCGCCGCGAGACCGAACGCCGCCGCACCATCAAGCGCGAAACTGAAAAGGCCATCCAGGACTACCGCCGTCGCGCCGGCTGA
- a CDS encoding TonB family protein gives MPTIDTQAGPARSQANNGSSKSSREGFTFTIPEAPGFFSSLRENFREWRRASRMKIPAEYARAGAVLPVTEMRPWYRDFGQQIKSLFEKPTEPIGIFNRAQEKKRALCGAVAAIAGGSVAFWLAGPKMIVLGVIGGYLVGETAGIFAFKKREYPPDIWQDYQLQRTSWVNSVLVHTVVILALILPYYISQMLNPPKKSAVVTDISPILFQLPPSANKAGGGGGGGARTPTPPSKGKIPEMAKIQMAPPEVTIPKVQPILPVKPTILGPPEMKLPDMAKNVQFGDPLQGVAAPPSAGSGFGGGIGTGQGTGVGPGKGGGFGPGEGGNTGGGVYSVGGNVSAPIPIYKPEPPYSEQARKAKYQGTVVLWIVVDAQGNVTDAQVVKPLGMGLDENAETTVKTWKFKPAMRNGGAVPVKVMVEVSFRLF, from the coding sequence ATGCCGACTATTGACACCCAAGCAGGTCCTGCCAGGAGCCAGGCCAATAACGGGTCCTCGAAATCCTCGCGCGAAGGCTTTACTTTCACCATCCCGGAAGCCCCGGGGTTCTTTTCCTCGCTGCGTGAAAATTTCCGCGAGTGGCGCCGTGCCTCCAGGATGAAAATTCCCGCCGAGTATGCTCGCGCCGGGGCCGTGCTTCCCGTCACGGAAATGCGTCCGTGGTATCGCGACTTCGGCCAGCAGATCAAGTCGTTGTTTGAGAAGCCGACCGAGCCGATCGGAATTTTTAATCGTGCGCAGGAAAAAAAGCGCGCGCTTTGCGGGGCCGTGGCTGCCATCGCCGGCGGAAGCGTCGCGTTCTGGCTCGCCGGGCCGAAAATGATCGTGCTGGGCGTCATCGGCGGTTACCTTGTGGGAGAAACCGCCGGAATCTTCGCCTTCAAAAAGCGTGAATATCCGCCCGACATCTGGCAGGATTACCAGCTCCAGCGGACCTCATGGGTGAACTCCGTCCTGGTCCATACCGTCGTAATCCTGGCCCTGATTCTGCCTTATTACATCTCGCAGATGCTGAATCCCCCGAAGAAAAGCGCTGTGGTGACGGATATTTCCCCTATCCTGTTCCAACTGCCGCCATCCGCCAACAAGGCAGGCGGCGGTGGCGGTGGCGGCGCTCGTACTCCAACCCCGCCGTCAAAAGGCAAGATACCGGAAATGGCGAAGATCCAGATGGCGCCGCCTGAGGTCACCATTCCCAAGGTCCAGCCTATCCTGCCCGTGAAGCCCACAATCCTTGGGCCGCCGGAAATGAAGCTCCCCGATATGGCGAAGAACGTTCAGTTTGGTGATCCGCTCCAAGGCGTTGCGGCGCCGCCTTCCGCCGGTTCGGGTTTTGGGGGAGGAATTGGCACCGGCCAGGGGACTGGAGTTGGGCCCGGCAAAGGCGGCGGCTTTGGTCCTGGCGAGGGCGGAAATACAGGTGGCGGCGTCTACAGCGTGGGCGGCAACGTCAGCGCCCCGATCCCGATCTACAAACCTGAGCCTCCCTATTCCGAGCAGGCCCGCAAAGCCAAATACCAGGGCACGGTGGTTCTCTGGATTGTGGTGGATGCGCAGGGCAATGTGACCGATGCGCAGGTGGTGAAGCCGCTCGGCATGGGGCTCGACGAGAACGCTGAGACCACCGTCAAGACCTGGAAGTTCAAACCCGCCATGCGCAACGGCGGCGCTGTGCCCGTCAAGGTGATGGTGGAAGTCAGCTTCCGCCTGTTCTGA